From the genome of Bos taurus isolate L1 Dominette 01449 registration number 42190680 breed Hereford chromosome 2, ARS-UCD2.0, whole genome shotgun sequence, one region includes:
- the ECEL1 gene encoding endothelin-converting enzyme-like 1 isoform X1: MCQARCPALYYRGLPQPAAGPCVRGQGTVMDGQCLQWLVAARSLLPPSNPEWRREARPQTHSLLGTPGGLQPLDLGLCSFSLGSWVPSGPSAFLNLSAFPAAAAQGPCRGPLGAWRPGAACCSRDRPGLRGGGSGAMEAPYSMTAHYDEFQEVKYVSRCGGGGARGTSLPPGFPLGAGRSATGARAGLPRWNRREVCLLSGLVFAAGLCAILAAMLALKYLGPGAAGGAACSEGCPERKAFARAARFLAANLDASIDPCQDFYSFACGGWLRRHAIPDDKLTYGTIAAIGEQNEERLRRLLARPGGGPGGAAQRKVRAFFRSCLDMREIERLGPRPMLEVIEDCGGWDLGGAAERPGAAARWDLNRLLYKAQGVYSAAALFSLTVSLDDRNSSRYVIRIDQDGLTLPERTLYLAQDEESEKILAAYRVFMERLLSLLGAEAVEQKAREILQLEQRLANITVSEYDDLRRDVSSVYNKVTLGQLQKITPHLRWKWLLDQIFQEDFSEDEEVVLLATDYMQQVSQLIRSTPRRILHNYLVWRVVVVLSEHLSPPFREALHELAREMEGSDKPQELARVCLGQANRHFGMALGALFVHEHFSAASKAKEAYLICQPQDALPTKLLPGLLCHAQWDGPRNVQQLVEDIKYILGQRLEELDWMDAETKAAARAKLQYMMVMVGYPDFLLKPEAVDKEYEFEVHEKTYFKNILNSIRFSIQLSVKKIRQEVDKSTWLLPPQALNAYYLPNKNQMVFPAGILQPTLYDPDFPQSLNYGGIGTIIGHELTHGYDDWGGHYDRSGSLLHWWTEASYGRFLRKAECIVHLYDNFTVYNQRVNGKHTLGENIADMGGLKLAYYAYQKWVREHGPEHPLHRLKYTHNQLFFIAFAQNWCIKRRSQSIYLQVLTDKHAPEHYRVLGSVSQFEEFGRAFHCPKDSPMNPAHKCSVW, from the exons atgtgccaagcccGGTGCCCGGCGCTTTATTACAGGGGTCTTCCCCAGCCTGCGGCGGGACCGTGTGTGCGGGGACAGGGGACGGTAATGGACGGACAGTGCCTACAGTGGCTGGTGGCCGCTCGgagccttctccctccctccaaccCCGAGTGGCGCAGGGAGGCCAGGCCCCAGACCCACTCGCTGTTGGGGACTCCGGGTGGCCTCCAGCCTTTGGACCTAGGCCTGTGCTCTTTCTCTTTGGGCTCGTGGGTCCCGTCGGGCCCCAGTGCCTTTCTGAACCTGTCTGCCTTTCCTGCAGCTGCGGCCCAGGGGCCATGCAGAGGCCCGCTGGGAGCCTGGCGGCCCGGTGCAGCCTGCTGTAGCAGAGACCGCCCAGGGCTGCGCGGCGGCGGCAGCGGAGCCATGGAGGCCCCGTATTCGATGACAGCACATTACGACGAGTTCCAGGAGGTGAAGTACGTGAGCCGGTGCGGTGGGGGAGGCGCACGGGGAACGTCGCTGCCCCCTGGCTTCCCGCTGGGTGCGGGGCGCAGCGCCACCGGGGCCCGAGCCGGGCTGCCGCGCTGGAACCGGCGCGAGGTGTGCCTGCTGTCGGGGCTGGTGTTCGCCGCGGGCCTTTGTGCCATCCTGGCCGCCATGCTGGCTCTCAAGTACCTGGGtccgggggcggcggggggcgcCGCCTGCTCCGAGGGCTGCCCGGAGCGGAAGGCCTTCGCGCGCGCCGCGCGTTTCTTGGCCGCCAACCTGGACGCCAGCATAGACCCGTGCCAGGACTTCTACTCCTTCGCGTGCGGCGGCTGGCTGCGGCGCCACGCCATCCCGGACGACAAGCTCACCTACGGCACCATCGCGGCCATCGGCGAGCAGAACGAGGAGCGCCTGCGGCGCTTGCTGGCGAGGCCCGGGGGCGGGCCAGGGGGCGCGGCCCAGCGCAAGGTGCGCGCTTTCTTCCGCTCTTGCCTGGACATGCGGGAAATCGAACGGCTCGGCCCGCGGCCCATGCTCGAGGTCATCGAGGACTGCGGGGGCTGGGACCTGGGCGGCGCGGCGGAGCGCCCGGGGGCGGCGGCTCGCTGGGACCTCAACCGGCTGCTGTACAAGGCGCAGGGCGTGTACAGCGCCGCCGCGCTCTTCTCGCTCACCGTCAGCCTGGATGACAGGAACTCCTCGCGCTACGTCATCCGC ATTGACCAGGACGGGCTCACCCTGCCAGAAAGGACCTTGTACTTAGCTCAggacgaggagagtgaaaag ATCCTAGCAGCGTACCGGGTGTTCATGGAGCGCCTGCTCAGCCTCCTGGGTGCTGAGGCAGTGGAGCAGAAGGCCCGGGAGATCCTGCAGCTGGAGCAGCGGCTGGCCAAC ATCACAGTGTCCGAGTATGATGACCTCCGGCGAGACGTTAGCTCTGTGTACAACAAGGTGACCCTAGGGCAACTGCAGAAGATCACCCCCCAC CTGCGGTGGAAGTGGCTGCTGGACCAGATCTTCCAGGAGGACTTCTCGGAGGACGAGGAGGTGGTGCTCCTGGCCACAGACTACATGCAGCAGGTGTCCCAGCTCATCCGCTCCACCCCCCGCAG GATCCTGCACAACTACCTGGTGTGGCGTGTGGTGGTGGTCCTGAGCGAGCACCTGTCCCCGCCATTCCGAGAGGCACTGCACGAGCTGGCCCGGGAGATGGAGGGCAGCGACAAGCCACAGGAGCTGGCCCgtgtctgcctgggccaggccAACCGTCACTTTGGCATGGCACTCGGTGCCCTGTTTGTACATGAGCACTTCTCGGCTGCCAGCAAGGCCAAG GAAGCCTACCTGATTTGTCAGCCGCAGGACGCTCTCCCCACCAAGCTCCTGCCCGGCCTGCTCTGCCATGCTCAGTGGGATGGCCCTAGGAAT GTACAGCAGCTGGTAGAAGACATCAAGTATATCTTGGGTCAGCGCCTGGAGGAGCTAGACTGGATGGATGCTGAAACCAAGGCGGCCGCACGGGCCAAG CTTCAGTacatgatggtgatggtgggcTACCCGGACTTCCTGCTGAAACCCGAGGCCGTGGACAAGGAGTATGAG TTTGAGGTCCACGAGAAGACCTACTTCAAGAACATTTTGAACAGCATCCGCTTCAGCATCCAGCTCTCAGTCAAGAAGATCCGGCAGGAGGTGGACAAGTCCAC GTGGCTGCTCCCCCCACAGGCACTCAATGCCTACTATCTGCCCAACAAGAACCAGATGG TGTTCCCGGCTGGAATCCTGCAGCCAACACTGTACGACCCTGACTTTCCGCA GTCTCTCAACTACGGGGGCATCGGCACCATCATCGGGCACGAGCTGACCCACGGCTACGATGACTGGG gagGCCACTATGACCGCTCAGGCAGCCTGCTGCACTGGTGGACCGAGGCCTCCTACGGCCGTTTCCTGCGCAAGGCCGAGTGCATCGTCCACCTCTACGACAACTTCACCGTCTACAACCAGCGG GTGAATGGGAAGCACACGCTTGGAGAGAACATTGCAGACATGGGCGGCCTCAAGCTTGCCTATTAT GCATATCAGAAGTGGGTGCGTGAGCACGGCCCTGAGCACCCGCTGCACCGGCTCAAGTATACGCACAACCAGCTCTTCTTCATCGCTTTTGCCCAG AACTGGTGCATCAAGCGGCGGTCGCAGTCCATCTACCTGCAGGTGCTGACCGACAAGCACGCACCCGAGCACTACAG GGTGCTGGGCAGCGTGTCCCAGTTCGAGGAATTTGGCCGGGCCTTCCATTGCCCCAAGGACTCGCCCATGAACCCTGCCCACAAGTGCTCTGTATGGTGA
- the ECEL1 gene encoding endothelin-converting enzyme-like 1 isoform X2, giving the protein MCQARCPALYYRGLPQPAAGPCVRGQGTVMDGQCLQWLVAARSLLPPSNPEWRREARPQTHSLLGTPGGLQPLDLGLCSFSLGSWVPSGPSAFLNLSAFPAAAAQGPCRGPLGAWRPGAACCSRDRPGLRGGGSGAMEAPYSMTAHYDEFQEVKYVSRCGGGGARGTSLPPGFPLGAGRSATGARAGLPRWNRREVCLLSGLVFAAGLCAILAAMLALKYLGPGAAGGAACSEGCPERKAFARAARFLAANLDASIDPCQDFYSFACGGWLRRHAIPDDKLTYGTIAAIGEQNEERLRRLLARPGGGPGGAAQRKVRAFFRSCLDMREIERLGPRPMLEVIEDCGGWDLGGAAERPGAAARWDLNRLLYKAQGVYSAAALFSLTVSLDDRNSSRYVIRIDQDGLTLPERTLYLAQDEESEKILAAYRVFMERLLSLLGAEAVEQKAREILQLEQRLANITVSEYDDLRRDVSSVYNKVTLGQLQKITPHLRWKWLLDQIFQEDFSEDEEVVLLATDYMQQVSQLIRSTPRRILHNYLVWRVVVVLSEHLSPPFREALHELAREMEGSDKPQELARVCLGQANRHFGMALGALFVHEHFSAASKAKVQQLVEDIKYILGQRLEELDWMDAETKAAARAKLQYMMVMVGYPDFLLKPEAVDKEYEFEVHEKTYFKNILNSIRFSIQLSVKKIRQEVDKSTWLLPPQALNAYYLPNKNQMVFPAGILQPTLYDPDFPQSLNYGGIGTIIGHELTHGYDDWGGHYDRSGSLLHWWTEASYGRFLRKAECIVHLYDNFTVYNQRVNGKHTLGENIADMGGLKLAYYAYQKWVREHGPEHPLHRLKYTHNQLFFIAFAQNWCIKRRSQSIYLQVLTDKHAPEHYRVLGSVSQFEEFGRAFHCPKDSPMNPAHKCSVW; this is encoded by the exons atgtgccaagcccGGTGCCCGGCGCTTTATTACAGGGGTCTTCCCCAGCCTGCGGCGGGACCGTGTGTGCGGGGACAGGGGACGGTAATGGACGGACAGTGCCTACAGTGGCTGGTGGCCGCTCGgagccttctccctccctccaaccCCGAGTGGCGCAGGGAGGCCAGGCCCCAGACCCACTCGCTGTTGGGGACTCCGGGTGGCCTCCAGCCTTTGGACCTAGGCCTGTGCTCTTTCTCTTTGGGCTCGTGGGTCCCGTCGGGCCCCAGTGCCTTTCTGAACCTGTCTGCCTTTCCTGCAGCTGCGGCCCAGGGGCCATGCAGAGGCCCGCTGGGAGCCTGGCGGCCCGGTGCAGCCTGCTGTAGCAGAGACCGCCCAGGGCTGCGCGGCGGCGGCAGCGGAGCCATGGAGGCCCCGTATTCGATGACAGCACATTACGACGAGTTCCAGGAGGTGAAGTACGTGAGCCGGTGCGGTGGGGGAGGCGCACGGGGAACGTCGCTGCCCCCTGGCTTCCCGCTGGGTGCGGGGCGCAGCGCCACCGGGGCCCGAGCCGGGCTGCCGCGCTGGAACCGGCGCGAGGTGTGCCTGCTGTCGGGGCTGGTGTTCGCCGCGGGCCTTTGTGCCATCCTGGCCGCCATGCTGGCTCTCAAGTACCTGGGtccgggggcggcggggggcgcCGCCTGCTCCGAGGGCTGCCCGGAGCGGAAGGCCTTCGCGCGCGCCGCGCGTTTCTTGGCCGCCAACCTGGACGCCAGCATAGACCCGTGCCAGGACTTCTACTCCTTCGCGTGCGGCGGCTGGCTGCGGCGCCACGCCATCCCGGACGACAAGCTCACCTACGGCACCATCGCGGCCATCGGCGAGCAGAACGAGGAGCGCCTGCGGCGCTTGCTGGCGAGGCCCGGGGGCGGGCCAGGGGGCGCGGCCCAGCGCAAGGTGCGCGCTTTCTTCCGCTCTTGCCTGGACATGCGGGAAATCGAACGGCTCGGCCCGCGGCCCATGCTCGAGGTCATCGAGGACTGCGGGGGCTGGGACCTGGGCGGCGCGGCGGAGCGCCCGGGGGCGGCGGCTCGCTGGGACCTCAACCGGCTGCTGTACAAGGCGCAGGGCGTGTACAGCGCCGCCGCGCTCTTCTCGCTCACCGTCAGCCTGGATGACAGGAACTCCTCGCGCTACGTCATCCGC ATTGACCAGGACGGGCTCACCCTGCCAGAAAGGACCTTGTACTTAGCTCAggacgaggagagtgaaaag ATCCTAGCAGCGTACCGGGTGTTCATGGAGCGCCTGCTCAGCCTCCTGGGTGCTGAGGCAGTGGAGCAGAAGGCCCGGGAGATCCTGCAGCTGGAGCAGCGGCTGGCCAAC ATCACAGTGTCCGAGTATGATGACCTCCGGCGAGACGTTAGCTCTGTGTACAACAAGGTGACCCTAGGGCAACTGCAGAAGATCACCCCCCAC CTGCGGTGGAAGTGGCTGCTGGACCAGATCTTCCAGGAGGACTTCTCGGAGGACGAGGAGGTGGTGCTCCTGGCCACAGACTACATGCAGCAGGTGTCCCAGCTCATCCGCTCCACCCCCCGCAG GATCCTGCACAACTACCTGGTGTGGCGTGTGGTGGTGGTCCTGAGCGAGCACCTGTCCCCGCCATTCCGAGAGGCACTGCACGAGCTGGCCCGGGAGATGGAGGGCAGCGACAAGCCACAGGAGCTGGCCCgtgtctgcctgggccaggccAACCGTCACTTTGGCATGGCACTCGGTGCCCTGTTTGTACATGAGCACTTCTCGGCTGCCAGCAAGGCCAAG GTACAGCAGCTGGTAGAAGACATCAAGTATATCTTGGGTCAGCGCCTGGAGGAGCTAGACTGGATGGATGCTGAAACCAAGGCGGCCGCACGGGCCAAG CTTCAGTacatgatggtgatggtgggcTACCCGGACTTCCTGCTGAAACCCGAGGCCGTGGACAAGGAGTATGAG TTTGAGGTCCACGAGAAGACCTACTTCAAGAACATTTTGAACAGCATCCGCTTCAGCATCCAGCTCTCAGTCAAGAAGATCCGGCAGGAGGTGGACAAGTCCAC GTGGCTGCTCCCCCCACAGGCACTCAATGCCTACTATCTGCCCAACAAGAACCAGATGG TGTTCCCGGCTGGAATCCTGCAGCCAACACTGTACGACCCTGACTTTCCGCA GTCTCTCAACTACGGGGGCATCGGCACCATCATCGGGCACGAGCTGACCCACGGCTACGATGACTGGG gagGCCACTATGACCGCTCAGGCAGCCTGCTGCACTGGTGGACCGAGGCCTCCTACGGCCGTTTCCTGCGCAAGGCCGAGTGCATCGTCCACCTCTACGACAACTTCACCGTCTACAACCAGCGG GTGAATGGGAAGCACACGCTTGGAGAGAACATTGCAGACATGGGCGGCCTCAAGCTTGCCTATTAT GCATATCAGAAGTGGGTGCGTGAGCACGGCCCTGAGCACCCGCTGCACCGGCTCAAGTATACGCACAACCAGCTCTTCTTCATCGCTTTTGCCCAG AACTGGTGCATCAAGCGGCGGTCGCAGTCCATCTACCTGCAGGTGCTGACCGACAAGCACGCACCCGAGCACTACAG GGTGCTGGGCAGCGTGTCCCAGTTCGAGGAATTTGGCCGGGCCTTCCATTGCCCCAAGGACTCGCCCATGAACCCTGCCCACAAGTGCTCTGTATGGTGA
- the LOC100125266 gene encoding alkaline phosphatase-like precursor (The RefSeq protein has 2 substitutions compared to this genomic sequence) yields MQGACVLLLLGLHLQLSLGLVPVEEEDPAFWNRQAAQALDVAKKLQPIQTAAKNVILFLGDGMGVPTVTATRILKGQMNGKLGPETPLAMDQFPYVALSKTYNVDRQVPDSAGTATAYLCGVKGNYRTIGVSAAARYNQCKTTRGNEVTSVMNRAKKAGKSVGVVTTTRVQHASPAGAYAHTVNRNWYSDADLPADAQMNGCQDIAAQLVNNMDIDVILGGGRKYMFPVGTPDPEYPDDASVNGVRKDKQNLVQAWQAKQQGAQYVWNRTALLQAADDSSVTHLMGLFEPADMKYNVQQDPTKDPTLQEMTEVALRVLSRNPRGFYLFVEGGRIDHGHHDDKAYMALTEAVMFDNAIAKANELTSELDTLILVTADHSHVFSFGGYTLRGTSIFGLAPSKALDSKSYTSILYGNGPGYALGGGSRPDVNDSTSEDPSYQQQAAVPLASETHGGEDVAVFARGPQAHLVHGVQEETFVAHIMAFAGCVEPYTDCNLPAPTTATSIPDAAHLAASPPPLALLAGAMLLLLAPTLY; encoded by the exons ATGCAGGGGGCctgcgtgctgctgctgctgggcctgCATCTACAGCTCTCCCTAGGCCTCGTCCCAG TTGAGGAGGAAGACCCCGCCTTCTGGAACCGCCAGGCAGCCCAGGCCCTCGATGTGGCTAAGAAGCTGCAGCCCATCCAGACAGCCGCCAAGAATGTCATCCTCTTCTTGGGGGATG GGATGGGGGTGCCTACGGTGACAGCCACTCGGATCCTAAAGGGGCAGATGAATGGCAAACTGGGACCTGAGACACCCCTGGCCATGGACCAGTTCCCATACGTGGCTCTGTCCAAG ACATACAACGTGGACAGACAGGTGCCAGACAGCGCAGGCACTGCCACTGCCTACCTGTGTGGGGTCAAGGGCAACTACAGAACCATTGGTGTAAGTGCAGCCGCCCGCTACAACCAGTGCAAAACGACACGTGGGAATGAGGTCACGTCTGTGATGAACCGGGCCAAGAAAGCAG GGAAGTCCGTGGGAGTGGTGACCACCACCAGGGTGCAGCATGCCTCCCCAGCCGGGGCCTACGCGCACACGGTGAACCGAAACTGGTACTCAGACGCcgacctgcctgctgatgcacaGATGAATGGCTGCCAGGACATCGCCGCACAGCTGGTCAACAACATGGATATTGAC GTGATCCTGGGTGGAGGCCGAAAATACATGTTTCCTGTGGGGACCCCAGACCCTGAATACCCAGATGATGCCAGTGTGAATGGAGTCCGGAAGGACAAGCAGAACCTGGTGCAGGCATGGCAGGCCAAGCACCAG GGAGCCCAGTATGTGTGGAACCGCACTGCGCTCCTTCAGGCGGCCGATGACTCCAGTGTAACACACCTCATGG GCCTCTTTGAGCCGGCAGACATGAAGTATAATGTTCAGCAAGACCACACCAAGGACCCGACCCTGCAGGAAATGACAGAGGTGGCCCTGCGAGTGCTAAGCAGGAACCCCAGGGGCTTCTACCTCTTTGTGGAGG GAGGCCGCATTGACCACGGTCACCATGATGACAAAGCTTATATGGCACTGACCGAGGCGGTCATGTTTGACAATGCCATCGCCAAGGCTAATGAGCTCACTAGCGAACTGGACACGCTGATCCTTGTCACTGCAGACCACTCTCATGTCTTCTCTTTTGGTGGCTATACACTGCGTGGGACCTCCATTTTTG GTCTGGCCCCCAGCAAGGCCTTAGACAGCAAGTCCTACACCTCCATCCTCTATGGCAATGGCCCTGGCTATGCGCTTGGCGGGGGCTCGAGGCCCGATGTTAATGACAGCACAAGCG AGGACCCCTCGTACCAGCAGCAGGCGGCCGTGCCCCTGGCTAGCGAGACCCACGGGGGCGAGGACGTGGCGGTGTTCGCGCGCGGCCCGCAGGCGCACCTGGTGCACGGCGTGCAGGAGGAGACCTTCGTGGCGCACATCATGGCCTTTGCGGGCTGCGTGGAGCCCTACACCGACTGCAATCTGCCAGCCCCCACCACCGCCACCAGCATCCCCGACGCCGCGCACCTGGCGGCCAGCCCGCCTCCACTGGCGCTGCTGGCTGGggcgatgctgctgctgctggcgccCACCTTGTACTAA
- the ECEL1 gene encoding endothelin-converting enzyme-like 1 isoform X3 gives MEAPYSMTAHYDEFQEVKYVSRCGGGGARGTSLPPGFPLGAGRSATGARAGLPRWNRREVCLLSGLVFAAGLCAILAAMLALKYLGPGAAGGAACSEGCPERKAFARAARFLAANLDASIDPCQDFYSFACGGWLRRHAIPDDKLTYGTIAAIGEQNEERLRRLLARPGGGPGGAAQRKVRAFFRSCLDMREIERLGPRPMLEVIEDCGGWDLGGAAERPGAAARWDLNRLLYKAQGVYSAAALFSLTVSLDDRNSSRYVIRIDQDGLTLPERTLYLAQDEESEKILAAYRVFMERLLSLLGAEAVEQKAREILQLEQRLANITVSEYDDLRRDVSSVYNKVTLGQLQKITPHLRWKWLLDQIFQEDFSEDEEVVLLATDYMQQVSQLIRSTPRRILHNYLVWRVVVVLSEHLSPPFREALHELAREMEGSDKPQELARVCLGQANRHFGMALGALFVHEHFSAASKAKEAYLICQPQDALPTKLLPGLLCHAQWDGPRNVQQLVEDIKYILGQRLEELDWMDAETKAAARAKLQYMMVMVGYPDFLLKPEAVDKEYEFEVHEKTYFKNILNSIRFSIQLSVKKIRQEVDKSTWLLPPQALNAYYLPNKNQMVFPAGILQPTLYDPDFPQSLNYGGIGTIIGHELTHGYDDWGGHYDRSGSLLHWWTEASYGRFLRKAECIVHLYDNFTVYNQRVNGKHTLGENIADMGGLKLAYYAYQKWVREHGPEHPLHRLKYTHNQLFFIAFAQNWCIKRRSQSIYLQVLTDKHAPEHYRVLGSVSQFEEFGRAFHCPKDSPMNPAHKCSVW, from the exons ATGGAGGCCCCGTATTCGATGACAGCACATTACGACGAGTTCCAGGAGGTGAAGTACGTGAGCCGGTGCGGTGGGGGAGGCGCACGGGGAACGTCGCTGCCCCCTGGCTTCCCGCTGGGTGCGGGGCGCAGCGCCACCGGGGCCCGAGCCGGGCTGCCGCGCTGGAACCGGCGCGAGGTGTGCCTGCTGTCGGGGCTGGTGTTCGCCGCGGGCCTTTGTGCCATCCTGGCCGCCATGCTGGCTCTCAAGTACCTGGGtccgggggcggcggggggcgcCGCCTGCTCCGAGGGCTGCCCGGAGCGGAAGGCCTTCGCGCGCGCCGCGCGTTTCTTGGCCGCCAACCTGGACGCCAGCATAGACCCGTGCCAGGACTTCTACTCCTTCGCGTGCGGCGGCTGGCTGCGGCGCCACGCCATCCCGGACGACAAGCTCACCTACGGCACCATCGCGGCCATCGGCGAGCAGAACGAGGAGCGCCTGCGGCGCTTGCTGGCGAGGCCCGGGGGCGGGCCAGGGGGCGCGGCCCAGCGCAAGGTGCGCGCTTTCTTCCGCTCTTGCCTGGACATGCGGGAAATCGAACGGCTCGGCCCGCGGCCCATGCTCGAGGTCATCGAGGACTGCGGGGGCTGGGACCTGGGCGGCGCGGCGGAGCGCCCGGGGGCGGCGGCTCGCTGGGACCTCAACCGGCTGCTGTACAAGGCGCAGGGCGTGTACAGCGCCGCCGCGCTCTTCTCGCTCACCGTCAGCCTGGATGACAGGAACTCCTCGCGCTACGTCATCCGC ATTGACCAGGACGGGCTCACCCTGCCAGAAAGGACCTTGTACTTAGCTCAggacgaggagagtgaaaag ATCCTAGCAGCGTACCGGGTGTTCATGGAGCGCCTGCTCAGCCTCCTGGGTGCTGAGGCAGTGGAGCAGAAGGCCCGGGAGATCCTGCAGCTGGAGCAGCGGCTGGCCAAC ATCACAGTGTCCGAGTATGATGACCTCCGGCGAGACGTTAGCTCTGTGTACAACAAGGTGACCCTAGGGCAACTGCAGAAGATCACCCCCCAC CTGCGGTGGAAGTGGCTGCTGGACCAGATCTTCCAGGAGGACTTCTCGGAGGACGAGGAGGTGGTGCTCCTGGCCACAGACTACATGCAGCAGGTGTCCCAGCTCATCCGCTCCACCCCCCGCAG GATCCTGCACAACTACCTGGTGTGGCGTGTGGTGGTGGTCCTGAGCGAGCACCTGTCCCCGCCATTCCGAGAGGCACTGCACGAGCTGGCCCGGGAGATGGAGGGCAGCGACAAGCCACAGGAGCTGGCCCgtgtctgcctgggccaggccAACCGTCACTTTGGCATGGCACTCGGTGCCCTGTTTGTACATGAGCACTTCTCGGCTGCCAGCAAGGCCAAG GAAGCCTACCTGATTTGTCAGCCGCAGGACGCTCTCCCCACCAAGCTCCTGCCCGGCCTGCTCTGCCATGCTCAGTGGGATGGCCCTAGGAAT GTACAGCAGCTGGTAGAAGACATCAAGTATATCTTGGGTCAGCGCCTGGAGGAGCTAGACTGGATGGATGCTGAAACCAAGGCGGCCGCACGGGCCAAG CTTCAGTacatgatggtgatggtgggcTACCCGGACTTCCTGCTGAAACCCGAGGCCGTGGACAAGGAGTATGAG TTTGAGGTCCACGAGAAGACCTACTTCAAGAACATTTTGAACAGCATCCGCTTCAGCATCCAGCTCTCAGTCAAGAAGATCCGGCAGGAGGTGGACAAGTCCAC GTGGCTGCTCCCCCCACAGGCACTCAATGCCTACTATCTGCCCAACAAGAACCAGATGG TGTTCCCGGCTGGAATCCTGCAGCCAACACTGTACGACCCTGACTTTCCGCA GTCTCTCAACTACGGGGGCATCGGCACCATCATCGGGCACGAGCTGACCCACGGCTACGATGACTGGG gagGCCACTATGACCGCTCAGGCAGCCTGCTGCACTGGTGGACCGAGGCCTCCTACGGCCGTTTCCTGCGCAAGGCCGAGTGCATCGTCCACCTCTACGACAACTTCACCGTCTACAACCAGCGG GTGAATGGGAAGCACACGCTTGGAGAGAACATTGCAGACATGGGCGGCCTCAAGCTTGCCTATTAT GCATATCAGAAGTGGGTGCGTGAGCACGGCCCTGAGCACCCGCTGCACCGGCTCAAGTATACGCACAACCAGCTCTTCTTCATCGCTTTTGCCCAG AACTGGTGCATCAAGCGGCGGTCGCAGTCCATCTACCTGCAGGTGCTGACCGACAAGCACGCACCCGAGCACTACAG GGTGCTGGGCAGCGTGTCCCAGTTCGAGGAATTTGGCCGGGCCTTCCATTGCCCCAAGGACTCGCCCATGAACCCTGCCCACAAGTGCTCTGTATGGTGA